A window from Candidatus Limnocylindria bacterium encodes these proteins:
- a CDS encoding DUF1810 domain-containing protein, with translation MDDRFELQRFVTAQRPVYEAVLSELRAGRKRSHWMWFIFPQISGLGHSLTSQTFALSSLAEAAAYLAHPVLGPRLRECAALVASIEGRSAGEIFGHPDDLKFHSCMTLFARAAPGEPIFGACLRRYFGGQPDPRTLASLSRIVEDRSD, from the coding sequence ATGGACGATCGCTTCGAGTTGCAGCGATTTGTCACCGCGCAGCGGCCCGTCTACGAGGCGGTACTGAGTGAGCTCCGCGCCGGCCGCAAGCGCAGTCACTGGATGTGGTTCATCTTTCCGCAGATCTCGGGGCTCGGCCATAGCCTGACGTCGCAGACGTTCGCCCTGTCGTCGCTTGCCGAGGCCGCCGCGTACCTGGCGCATCCCGTCCTTGGCCCGCGGCTGCGCGAGTGCGCCGCGCTGGTCGCCAGCATCGAAGGACGCTCGGCCGGCGAGATCTTCGGCCATCCCGACGATCTGAAATTCCACTCGTGCATGACGCTGTTTGCGCGTGCGGCGCCCGGAGAACCGATCTTTGGCGCGTGCCTGCGGAGGTACTTCGGCGGCCAGCCCGATCCGCGGACCCTGGCCAGCCTTTCCCGGATCGTGGAAGACCGAAGCGACTGA
- a CDS encoding MoaD/ThiS family protein produces the protein MSVTVRLPTPLRSAVGGERTIEVNATDLASLQNEIAARYPELGARVLRDGAFGRFVTVFVDGEDARFLEQNADLSTAKVVEILPAMSGG, from the coding sequence GTGAGCGTCACCGTCCGTCTCCCCACACCGCTGCGCTCCGCCGTCGGCGGAGAGCGCACGATCGAGGTCAACGCGACCGACCTCGCGTCGCTGCAGAACGAGATCGCGGCGCGCTATCCAGAGCTGGGAGCCCGCGTGCTGCGCGACGGAGCCTTCGGCCGCTTCGTCACCGTCTTCGTCGACGGCGAGGACGCGCGCTTCTTAGAACAGAACGCCGATCTGAGCACGGCGAAGGTCGTGGAGATCCTGCCGGCGATGTCGGGAGGCTGA
- a CDS encoding helix-turn-helix domain-containing protein — protein MPEDARVVRTASGFVTAVIAAATPVDARSEGERLRARVAADVSDNELSAGVAGPKPGSSGAHFALVQAEQALALGRTTDRDGRTTHFDDLGPYCFVLGQPASEIRAFSDRILGPLGADEKNADLVQTLDAYIRLQGSVNGVARELYLHRNTVRHRLRRIAKLTGADLTDADALLALRLAILGRQALVRLAS, from the coding sequence GTGCCCGAGGACGCGCGCGTCGTGCGCACGGCGAGCGGGTTCGTCACGGCGGTGATCGCGGCGGCCACGCCCGTCGACGCGCGCAGCGAAGGGGAGCGGCTGCGCGCACGCGTGGCCGCCGATGTCTCCGACAACGAGCTCTCCGCGGGCGTCGCCGGACCGAAGCCTGGTTCATCGGGCGCGCACTTTGCGCTGGTCCAGGCGGAGCAGGCACTTGCTCTCGGACGCACGACCGACCGCGATGGCCGCACGACGCACTTCGACGACCTCGGCCCGTATTGCTTCGTCCTCGGCCAGCCCGCGAGCGAGATCCGCGCGTTCTCCGATCGCATCCTTGGACCCCTTGGCGCCGACGAGAAGAACGCCGATCTCGTGCAGACGCTCGACGCCTATATCCGCCTTCAAGGCAGCGTGAACGGCGTCGCGCGCGAGCTCTACCTCCACCGCAACACCGTCCGCCATCGTCTGCGGCGCATCGCGAAGCTGACCGGCGCCGACCTCACCGATGCGGATGCGTTGCTTGCATTGCGCCTCGCGATCCTCGGACGTCAAGCGCTGGTGCGGCTGGCCTCGTAG